The nucleotide window TTCTTCTGGTCGAGCATGTCCTTCGGGAGGTCGATCCAGTCGCGGTAGTACCAGTCGTGGGAGAGGATCGCGATGCGGTCCTCTCCCACGCGGTTGCGGATCGCGTTGGCGACGGTCGTCTTGCCGGAGCCCGTTCCTCCGGCGACGCCGATGGCGAGGGGCGACGCCGTCACGCGCGGCTCTCCAGGCGCGAGGGGGAGCCCAGAGCCGCGGACGCGCCGCCCGGCGTCACTTGAAGGCCTCGATCATCTCCTTGGCCGTGGCGGCTTCCTTGCCGTTCGGCTCGAGCCGGAGGTACTCCCCGAGGTGCTTGGTCATGTCGGGGATCTTGTTGAGGTTCACGCACGACATGCCGAGGAGGAAGTGGGCGTTGGCGTACTCGGGCGCCCCCTCGAGGATCTTCCTGAGGATCGGCTCGGCTTCCTTGAACTTCCCCTTGTTGTAGAGGTCGACGGCCTGGTTGTAGAGGATCTCGGGCTTGTCGGGGTTGGCGGAGACGAACATCTTCTCGTACTCGGCCGCCTTCACCTTGTCGCCCTTCGCCTTGTAGGCCTCCATCAGGGGTCCGTACATCGAAGCGTTGTCGGCCTCGAGCGAAAGCGCCTTCTCGCCCCACAGGATGACGAGGTCCCAGTCCTTCTTGGCGGTGGCGACCTTCGTCGCCATGTCGTAGGCGCCGGACTTCGCGGGGCCGAGCTCGATGGCCTTCTTCGCTCCCTCGATCGCGCCGTCCAGGTCGCCCGCCTGGAACTTCTCGACGGCGCCGTTGAAGGCCAGCGTGTACGGGTCGACGACCTCCTTGACGACGCCCTTCTGGACCGCCTGGTCCTGCGTCAGGAGCTCGATGTCGAGCTCGCCCGTCGAGGCGATGGGGACCTTGAACTTCATCTTGCTGACGCTGAGGTACCCCTTCTTCTCGAAGAGGTAGTCGTACGTGAAGGTCGAGTCGTTGAGGATCGTTCCCCACTTCCCTTCCTTGTCGGTCGTCAGGACGACCTTGAACTTGCCGAGCATCTCCGTGGTGATCGACACGGTGACGCCCTCGAGCGGCGCGCCCTTGCCGTCCGTGACCTTCCCCACGATCCGGGCCTGGGGGCCCGCGAGGGCCAGCCCGCTGACGGCGAAGAGAATCGCGATCAGTCCGGCCGAAAGGATCTTCTTCTGGTTCATCTCTACCTCCGGTGGTGGCCGGAGCCACCAACGGGGCATTCTAGCGAAAGCCGTGCCGTTCTTCTCGCCCGGGATTGGCAGGAACGACCTCAGCGGAGGCCGGTCATCGGAATGTAGCTCCCGTCGGAGGTCCGGCTCCCGGGGGCCGCGCCGTCGTTCAGGACCCCGTAGGCGGCGAAATCGGAGCTCCCGGACTCGACGCGGATGCGGGCGTGGCCGTGCGCGAGACCCGCTTCGAGGAGGATTCCCGAGAGCTGCGTCCACCCGCCTCCGGCGAGGACGACCCTTCTCGCGAGTGCCGGAGCGGCACCCGGCGAAGCGTCGGGGAAGATCTCCACGACGTAGGCGACCTCC belongs to Holophagales bacterium and includes:
- a CDS encoding carboxypeptidase regulatory-like domain-containing protein; this translates as MNQKKILSAGLIAILFAVSGLALAGPQARIVGKVTDGKGAPLEGVTVSITTEMLGKFKVVLTTDKEGKWGTILNDSTFTYDYLFEKKGYLSVSKMKFKVPIASTGELDIELLTQDQAVQKGVVKEVVDPYTLAFNGAVEKFQAGDLDGAIEGAKKAIELGPAKSGAYDMATKVATAKKDWDLVILWGEKALSLEADNASMYGPLMEAYKAKGDKVKAAEYEKMFVSANPDKPEILYNQAVDLYNKGKFKEAEPILRKILEGAPEYANAHFLLGMSCVNLNKIPDMTKHLGEYLRLEPNGKEAATAKEMIEAFK